The DNA window CCGGTTCAATACCGTCCTCGCGGTTGCATCATGCGCGAGCGCCGCGACGTCCGGCAGCGCCAGGGTCCACACGACCCCCCGACCGCCCAGATGAACTGCCGTCCCCGTCGTCGCACGTCGAAACACTGAGATTCCCGCCTCGGCGCAAGCCGCCAGCTTCACGACGCGCCCAGCGCGCTGCGCAGCGCCCAGCAAGATCGCAGGCCCCTCGACCAGACTCCCGGCCATCCATGGCCTGCCCTCCTGGCGCGCCGCATCGAGCAGCGTCGGGGCCAGCATCATCGCTTCGCGCAAAGATCGGTAGGCGGTGGGCAAGCAACGCACGGCGTCCTCGAAAGCGCAGGAGGCGCCACCATCAGCGCTTCGGCTCCGGACGCTTACCACACCCGCATGACCGACGACGCCCTCGCAAATCAGGCTTTTCGTGCCCGGAGTGACCTCTCCCCTGACAGGATCGTGCGTCGCGAGCGCCTCGCGTTGGTTCGAGCAGCACCTTCATGTAAAACTTTCGAGGCTCGGGCGTTCACGAGCCACGCTCACTCGCGAGCCCAGACGCGCGCGGAGGTGCCATGCAGACCCGGATCCTTCTTCCCCTGACGGCAGCGCTCGTAGCGGCATCACTCCACGCTGGTTGTCTCCAGAACAAGCTCCCCCTCCCCGACGGAGACGGAGGCGGCGGAGAGGGCGCGGGAACGACCACGGGAGAGGGCGGTGATGGCACAGGAGGCACCGCCGGGGCGGGACAAGGAGGGACAGACAACAGCGGGGGAGCCGGCGGGGGGACAGGCGGCTCCGGAGGCGACACCGGGACCGACACCTGTCCTGGCGATGCGTTCGACATCTCCCTTGGCGTTCCGCTCACGCTCGGTGGAACGACGACTGGTTTCGTCGATGACTACACCTCGTACTGTGGCACCGGCACGGGCTCCGGTCCGGATACCGTCTACCAGTTCACGCCCACGTCCGCCGGCACCATGACCGTCGAGCTGACGAGCTTCGGAGACCTGAACGGCGTGCTCTACGCCCAGGATGTCTGCGGAGGCCCCAGCTTCTACTGCAGCGACCGCGGTACGGGGATCGAGACCCTCTCCTTCGACGCGCAGGTCGGGGAGCCCTACTACATCGTGGTCGACGGACGCGATCAGACCGAAGGGGCCTATACCCTCTCGGCACGCCTCGACCCCGCCGTGTGTGGGGACGGCGTGATCAACGCCCCGCAAGAAGAGTGCGACTTTGGCGATACGAACCCCGGAGATGGCTGCGACGCGACCTGTCAATTCGAGATCCCCACCGATGACTCCGACACCTGCCCAGGCCAGCTCCATCAGGCGAGCATCAGCAGCCCGCTGGTGATCAACTCCTTCACCACCGGCTACACCGACGACTACACCTCGTGCGGCGCACTGCCAGGCTCTCCGGACCGCGTCTTCGCCGTCTTCGCCTCCTCCAGCGGGACCATGACGGTCACCTTGCCGAACCTCGGCGCTGCAGGCGGCGGCTTCGACGGCGTGCTCGCCGCCTGGGGCGGGAGCTGCGACGCCGGCAACGCGAACGCTCCCTCCTACCTCGGGTGCTCCGACGGCATGGTCGCATCCGACGAGGAGACCCTCTCGTTCGCCGTCACCGCCGGCTCGGTCTACTTCATCGTCGTCGATGGCTACGCGAGCTACAGCTTCGGCAACTTCACCCTGACCGTCACCATCACCTGACGCTCGCGCCTCACTCCGCTTCGCCCGCCTACTCTCCCTTCCAGAGCACGCCCTCCCAGGGATCTCGCCCTCGGTGCCGCACGTGGTAACGCACCGTGCCGACCGCGCCGAGCACGAGCGCAGCCACCCCTCTCCACGGGACATCTGCGATCATGCGGACCCCCACCCGCGCCATCGGCCCATACGGCGCCCGCCCAAACGCTTCCAGCGTCGGCGCCGCCAGCCACCTGGGCACTGGCGGCAGCGGCTCGAGCGCCATCCGGATCGCCTCGACCATCGGCTCACGCCCCTCCCCCTCCAGCCACCGCAGCACCACCCAGGCGATCCCTGCGAAGCCTGCCGCCCGCAGATGCTCGGCGAACCCCTCCGGCGAACCGACCCAGCGTCGCAGCGCCAGCTCGAGCTCTCTCCGACGCAGCGCGGCCCCCAGTGCCAGCTTGTCGAGCACCGCATCGAGCAGCAGCACGAGCAGGTGATCATGACCCGTCAGCATCCGGAACGGCGCCCTCACCACCCGCGGATCGCGCACCTCCTCCGCCCGCGCCAGGATTTCCTCGGCGCTCACGCGACAGAGCGCGGGGGGTCCGAGCGAAGCGCGCACATCCACAGGCAAGCCAGGCGGAACGACCACGTTCACCGCGAAGAGCTGTCGCGAGTCATGCACCAGCCGCCACCCCTGCTCCCGCGCGACGGCCCGCACCCCAGCCAGATCGTGGCGCCCTACCAGCACGTCCACATCCCCGAACGGCCGCTCCAGCGGGTCGTCGTACAGCGCCACGCTGGTCACCACCCCCTTGATCGGCGCCGCAGCGATCCGCGCCTCGGCGAGCGCCTGCAGCACGACCCCCGCCGCCTCGCGCAAGCGCGTATCCACCAGGAGCCGCGCCCCTAGCTGGACACGCGGAGCCTCACCCTTCATGCCCGCCCGCGCCATGCCGGACGTGAACGCCCCTGGCCACGCGCACCGCCGTGGCGCTCATGCGTCGCACGGCGATCCAGCCTGTCCGCATCGATGCACGCACCACCGAACGCGCGGGCACCATCAGCGCCCCTCGCTTCACCACCGTCACCCGGCCCAGCACGTCCTCTGCGCGCACCGCCGTGTCCGGCTCGAGCAGCGCGTCTCCCCAGCAGATCACCTGACCGCACGCAGTCACCCGGATCACCCGGTGCGTGATCACCGCCGCCCCCCGCCTGAACATCACCAGCTCCCCTGGCGAGAGCGCACCGACCGAGCAGGGCGTCACCGCAAGCAGCGACCCTTCCGGCGCCGCCGGCCACATGCTCGCCCCGCGCATCTCCACATGAAACGGCCCCGATCGCTGTCGCAGCTCCTCCCAGAGGGCCAGGAGCACGCCCATCGACCATCGAACTTCGGGAGGATGCCCTTCAGCTCGCCGCTCCACGCAGACCGCCGCGACGCGCCCGACTAGCAGCCTTGACCTGGCAGCACAGGCGCTCGGGTCCCGAGCGTGATCGGCGTGAAGCCCCCCCCGCCCTCACGCGCCGGCGCGACATACGGCCTGCGGCGCTTCAACCCGCTCTCCCCCTGCCCCCCCTCGCTCGACGCCTCTTGCGATGAACCATCGCTCACCGCGGACGAGCTCCCCTCGCGCACATCACCATTCTTCATGGGGCCACCTCTCCCAGGGCAGCTTACCCCATTACGTTCGCTCACGCTGGAGCGGAGGAGCCTCCTCCTCGGGTGTCCCCGCCCCCTCGACCGGCCCTCGACGCTCCCTCCCAGTTTTCCGGAGCAAGCGCTGCGCAGGAACGATCCCGGCGAGCGTGACCAGCCGCTCGTGGCTCGGCCGGACCCAGGGAAACCTCGACACCAGCAGCTCGTCCGCGGCCGAGAGCACATCACGCACCGGCCGGACCCCCAGCGCGCCCACCCGCTCGAACGGCCCGACCCCGGCCCCCCGCGCAGCCACCTCCGCCTCGGTCGCGGACAGCAGCTCCACAGGCCCCACCTCCACCTGGTGCCGGATCAGCGCCCGCGCGCACGCAGATGGCTGAGGACCGAGCAGATCCCCCGCCTCGAACGCAGCCGACCCATGACAGCGGCTGCACCATGGCATCAGCGCGCAGTCGCGACAGCCGTGGAGATCCTCCCACCGCAGCCTCGCCAGAAACTGGAACGCCTCCTCCTCGGCGACTGCCGCGATCCTTGCGGCCCCGCTCTCCCCTCGCCGAGCGTCCGCAAGCTCCACCGGGATGTGCGTGCACGGCCGCACCGATCCGTTCGCGTGGACCGTGATGCTCGACGAACAGGCACCACAAGGCGTCGCCTTCAGCTTCGCCTCCCGATCCATCGTCGCTTCACCACGCGCAGCCACGACCTTCAAGTACGCCTCGAGCTGCTCCCGCGTCGGCTCCACCTGGAGCGACGTCAGGCTCCCGTCTTCCTTCGCAGTGATCCCACTCTCCACCTCCAGCTCGCACCCCAGCGACCCAGCCAGCACCTCCAGCCGGCTCACCGACGCCGAGCAGAGCCGCGTCAAGGGCACCACCATCACCACCCCGACACCACGCGCAACGAGCCGCGCGATCGCCCCCGTGGTGCTCTCGAACGATCCCGGCACCCGGGTCACCGCGTCGTGCTCCGCCGCCACGTCCGAGTACACGCTGATCCGCACCCGCCACACCCCCACCTCCGCCACCACCTCCAGAAGCGCGTCGCTCAGCGCGTACCCGTTGCTCTGAAGGATGATCGCGAACGCCCGCTGACGTGCCGCGCGCAAGATCTCCGGCAGATCCTTCCGCAGCGACGCCTCTCCCCCGCTGAACGAAACGATCAACACCCCCAGGCGCTTCAGTTCATCGAGGACCCCCTCGATCTCACCGAGCGACATCTCTCCCTTCTGCCCGTGCACCTGGTAGCAGTGCTGACACGCATGGTTACAGACGTCGGAAACGAGCACCTGAGCCATGAGGGGCAGCCCCCCCGCAGCCTTCTGGTTCAGCTCGAAACCGGTCCCCATGAGCGCTCACCCCGAGCTGGACGACCAGCTCGAAAGCCGCCGCCGCGATCCCGGTGCTCGGATAGACGCCCCCTGCAGCATCAGGCCTCCAGCGTACCGCAGCGCCCATGATGTTGGCACCGCGATCTCCGCTCCTGCCCTCGGCCTCCCCTCACGTGGATCGCAGCGTTGGCGTGGATCGCACCTTCAGGGTCGAGATTGCCCGCACGGACGCGGCTCACCGCGTCTCTGGCACCCGTCGGAGCATCCCCAGCCCCTCCAGCTCGCTCACGAAGTGCTCCACGTCCGCCCGCGCCTGAGCCTCTTCCACCTCGAACTCACGCACCACAGCGTCCACGATGGCGTCCAGTGAGCGCCCATCCGCGAGCTGCCACACCAGCGACCCCACCTCGTTGAGCGTCTGGATGGCGGGCGACGAAGGCACCACCAGCACGGCGACCCCATCCAGGATTCGCCACGCCACATTGGGCGAACGCTCGACCCGCTGCATCTGCTCCTGCTCTCCCATGCTCTCCGGTGCGCCTCCTTCGGTGCCACCTGCCGCGCGAGCTTGGAGGCTCACCAGCGGCCCGTCCAGCGGGATCCTCGCTCCCTCTCGCAACCCATCCATCCACCGACGCACCCCGGACGAGAGTGCCCCGGCCGGCGGCACCTCCAGCACCCAGAGCGGCAGCGCGCGAAGGCGCCCCACCGCGTCGAGCACCGAGTGCGCTTCGGATGGAGCCGGCGGAAGCGCGATCACCGACTCGACCCACCCCCGCACAGGGTCTCCATGCCGCTCCGCCCCCAGCGCCGTCGCCCCCTTGTTCACCCATGCGCCACCACGACACGGCACCCCCTGGTCCGAAGCATCGACCCGCGCTCGTCCCGCCCGCTCGAAGGGCAAACGGTGAAGCCGCGGCGGCTCTCGCGACAGGTCCACCGCGATCATGTCGTCCGAGAGCCTGCGCATCCCCTCTCGCCCCAGCCGCCGCGCGGTCGTCGTCTTCCCTGCCCCAGACCTCCCCAGCAACACCACGCCCTCTCCGTCCACCTCCACGGCAGCCGCATGCAGCAGGAGCACCTTCTCCCGCATCAACGCCAGCGTGGTCACCGCACGAACCACCGCGTCGACAGCCCCCCTCGACCGGGCACCATCCAGCCACCCCTGCCCCTGAATCTCTCCATCACCCACCTCGAGCTCCAGCTCGGCGCCATTCGTCCGAAGGACCGCGCGACGAGCGCTGCGCCACGCAAGCTCGACGGTCACCAGCGCCGACGACGGCAACCCGACCCCCTCTCCGGATGCCTCCAGCACGAGACGGATGCGACTCCTCTCCGCGGGGTGGCTCGCCCCGCTCATGGCCTCTGGCCACCGCGCCTCCAGGGCCTCACGACACGCAAGGGGAAGCCCCTCCAGCCGAAGCGCAAGCCTGAATTCAAGGGACGGCAGATCCGCACACAGCGCCACGGCCCTGGAGGTCATCGCCCCCTCCATGCTGCATCCCTCAACGGCGCAGCGCCTCTTTCCCCGCGTCGCACGTCGTCTTTACCCCTCGATGCGGAAGAATTCCGCTGCCGCTCCTGCGCGTACTCGGCCCCGTCCTCATCGCTCGATCGATCGGTCGATCGACTGATCCATCCCCCCCTCATCCTCCCGCTCGATCGCATGAAGGAGCCACCGCGAATCCCCCTGTGGTAACACGTGCCCCGGCGCCGGGCTGGAATGCCTCCACACCGGCCCTCGTCCGAACGACCGCGATGACGATCGTCGATCTGATCAGCAACGAAGCCGGCCCGGATCGCCGTCGCCTCCTCCTGGCGGCCACCGTGGCGGGCGCATCCAACGCGCTGATCCTGGCCCTCATCAACAAGGTCGCCGGCTCACCGCAGAGCGCGGGCCTCGGCATCTTCGCGATGTTCGGGCTGGCCGTCCTCACGTACGTCATCGGCGTTCGTCACACCTATCATCGCACGACCTACTTCATCGAGACGGCGCTCCACCGCATCCGGACCCGGCTCGTCGCGAAGGTCGAGAAGACCGGCTTTCAGCACCTCGAGCGCATCGGCAACGCCGAGATCATGGATCGGCTCACCGAGAACATGGCGGTCGTCTCCGAGTCGGGCGGCCACGTCTCCCATATCCTCCAGTCGCTCTCCATTCTCGTCTTCGCGACGTTGTACATCGCGACCAAGTCCCCCCCCGCGTTCGCGCTGGTCGTCCTCATCGTCGCAGCAGGCATGTCCCTGTTCATCTCCAAGAAGATGGAGGTGAACGCCTTCCTGCAGCAGAGCGCCCAGATCCGGCTCAAATTCTTCGAGCTGCTCTCGGACCTCCTCCGCGGCTTCAAGGAGGTCAAGTTCAGCCAGCGGCGGGGACGCGATCTGAGGCAGGACATCACCAACGCTTCCGACAACCTCCGCTCGGCCACCATGAAGGCCGAGGCCCTCTTCGACGACAGCGTCATCTTCGCCAACTGCAACCTCTACGCGGCGCTCGCTTCGCTGGTGTTCGTCCTCCCGCACCACGTGAACCTCGAACCCAAGCTGCTGACCATGATCGTGACCGCCGTCATGTTCTCGTGGTCTTCCGTGGGCGGCATCGTCATCGGTTACCCGCTCTACCTGCGGTCGAATCAGGCGCTGGAAAACATCCGCATCCTCGAAGAGAAGCTCGACGCTGCGGAGCAAGACGAGAGCAACACCATCGACCAGGCGGGCCCCTGGAGCGCACCGTTCAACAGCATCGAGGCCCGCGCCATCGAGTACCGCTACATCACCGACGACGCCTCCACGCCGTTTCATGTCGGCCCCATCGACCTCACCATCACCGCTGGCGAGGTCGTCTTCATCGTCGGCGGAAACGGCAGCGGCAAGTCGACCTTCCTCAAGGTGCTCACCGGCCTGTACCAGCCGACCCGGGGCACCCTGAAGGTCGACGGCATCCAGGTCACGCCGGAGAACGTCGCCTGGTTCCGGGAGAGGATCTCGGCCATCTACTCGGACTTCCACCTCTTCTCGAAGCTCTACGGCTTGCTGTCGATCGATGAGGCGTCCGTTCGGCGCCTGCTCGCGCAGATGCAGATCGAAGACAAGACGACCTTCACCGACCAGGGCTTCACGAACCGTCACCTCTCGACGGGACAGCGCAAGCGCCTCGCCTTGATCATCACCCTGCTCGAAAACCGTCCCATCTACATTTTCGACGAGTGGGCGGCGGACCAGGACCCCGAGTTCCGCAAATATTTCTACGATGAACTCATTCCGATGCTCAAACTGCAGGGCAAGACCGTGATCGCCGTCAGCCACGACGACCGCTATTTTCGTTGCGCAGACCGCGTGATCACCATGGAATACGGCGCCATTCGCTCCATCGAGACGATGACGCCGGGCACGAGCCCCACGCACGACAAGACTTCGGCCGCCTGAATGGGGCCGCATCGTCACTTCGTTTCAGCAACCTGAACCCAGGAGTCACGAACCATGGCCACCGAGACCGTCACCACCACGCAGACGAAGCAGCCCGGGAAGCACGAGATCAAGGAAGAGATCAAGACCGAGACCAAGGACGGCACCAAGGTCGAGGTCAAGCACGAGGTCAAGCAGGAGACCAAGACCGAGGCACCGCCCGCCGATCCCTTCTCGCGCGTGGGTCGCGCCGAGGCGATCATCCAGCGGAACGTGATCTGGGCCCTCGGGGCGGGCGCCATCCCGGTCCCCGTCGTGGATCTCGCTGGCGTGTTTGCCGTACAGCTCAAGCTGCTCAAGCAGCTCTCCGATCTCTACGGCGTCAAATTCAGCAACTCCATCGCCAAGAAGATCACCGGCTCGCTCCTCTCCAGCGTGGGTGGCGTGGGCATCGGGACCGTCATCGGCGCGGGCCTCGCCAAGCTCGTACCGACGGTGGGCACGGCGCTCGGCGTCATCGCGGTGCCGGTCTTCGCCGGTGCGTTCACGCACGCGACCGGCCGCGTCTTCCTCATGCACTTCGAGTCGGGCGGCACGTTCCTCGACTTCGACCCCCATACCATCCGCGCGCACTTCCGCCAGGAGTTCGAGAAGGCCAAGGAGACCGTGGGCCATACCCGCGCCGCCTGAGAGCACTGACGTCCCATGAACCTGGCACCGATCTTCCTCTATGGCCTCCCCATCCTCACGGTGTTCGCCGTGGGGTTGCTCGGGAGTACACGGCGGATTGGCTTCTGGCTTGCGGTCATCCTCTCGGTCGTGCTCACGCCCATCGGAGGCTTCGTCGTGGCGCTGCTCTCCGGACCGAAGAAGTACAAGCCCAAGTACGTCACGAAGAAGACGGGCCAGGGGCAATTGACGGCGTCACCGGGAGCGAACGCCGGAGGCTGAACAGGCCTCCGGCTTCGCCTCACGGCGGCCCACGAGGTGGCTCACGCCCCTCGCTCCACGTCCCCGGAGCTTCGAGACAGCACCGTCGCTCTCGCTGAAAAGACACCATGGCTTACCGAGATCCAGAGACCGACCCGACAGATCCTGCGAGCGAGAAAGACAAGAAGGAAGAAGAGCCGCTCACCTGGCGAGGCCGCCTCTCCCAGTGGGTCAACCAGGCGCAGTTCCTCGTCTACACGGTCCTGGTCGTCGCCCTCATCACGCTCGGCTTCCTCTGGCAGCGCATGTTCGTGACGATCCAGCCGGGTCATCACGGCGTCATGTACCGGTTCCTGGCGGGAGGTACGGTGACCGATCGGATCTGGGGAGAAGGCCTGCAGGTCATCCCCCCGTGGGATCGACTGACCATCTACGAGACCCG is part of the Chondromyces crocatus genome and encodes:
- a CDS encoding nucleotidyltransferase family protein, which encodes MDTRLREAAGVVLQALAEARIAAAPIKGVVTSVALYDDPLERPFGDVDVLVGRHDLAGVRAVAREQGWRLVHDSRQLFAVNVVVPPGLPVDVRASLGPPALCRVSAEEILARAEEVRDPRVVRAPFRMLTGHDHLLVLLLDAVLDKLALGAALRRRELELALRRWVGSPEGFAEHLRAAGFAGIAWVVLRWLEGEGREPMVEAIRMALEPLPPVPRWLAAPTLEAFGRAPYGPMARVGVRMIADVPWRGVAALVLGAVGTVRYHVRHRGRDPWEGVLWKGE
- a CDS encoding S24/S26 family peptidase encodes the protein MGVLLALWEELRQRSGPFHVEMRGASMWPAAPEGSLLAVTPCSVGALSPGELVMFRRGAAVITHRVIRVTACGQVICWGDALLEPDTAVRAEDVLGRVTVVKRGALMVPARSVVRASMRTGWIAVRRMSATAVRVARGVHVRHGAGGHEG
- a CDS encoding radical SAM/SPASM domain-containing protein codes for the protein MGTGFELNQKAAGGLPLMAQVLVSDVCNHACQHCYQVHGQKGEMSLGEIEGVLDELKRLGVLIVSFSGGEASLRKDLPEILRAARQRAFAIILQSNGYALSDALLEVVAEVGVWRVRISVYSDVAAEHDAVTRVPGSFESTTGAIARLVARGVGVVMVVPLTRLCSASVSRLEVLAGSLGCELEVESGITAKEDGSLTSLQVEPTREQLEAYLKVVAARGEATMDREAKLKATPCGACSSSITVHANGSVRPCTHIPVELADARRGESGAARIAAVAEEEAFQFLARLRWEDLHGCRDCALMPWCSRCHGSAAFEAGDLLGPQPSACARALIRHQVEVGPVELLSATEAEVAARGAGVGPFERVGALGVRPVRDVLSAADELLVSRFPWVRPSHERLVTLAGIVPAQRLLRKTGRERRGPVEGAGTPEEEAPPLQRERT
- a CDS encoding PqqD family peptide modification chaperone, whose translation is MTSRAVALCADLPSLEFRLALRLEGLPLACREALEARWPEAMSGASHPAERSRIRLVLEASGEGVGLPSSALVTVELAWRSARRAVLRTNGAELELEVGDGEIQGQGWLDGARSRGAVDAVVRAVTTLALMREKVLLLHAAAVEVDGEGVVLLGRSGAGKTTTARRLGREGMRRLSDDMIAVDLSREPPRLHRLPFERAGRARVDASDQGVPCRGGAWVNKGATALGAERHGDPVRGWVESVIALPPAPSEAHSVLDAVGRLRALPLWVLEVPPAGALSSGVRRWMDGLREGARIPLDGPLVSLQARAAGGTEGGAPESMGEQEQMQRVERSPNVAWRILDGVAVLVVPSSPAIQTLNEVGSLVWQLADGRSLDAIVDAVVREFEVEEAQARADVEHFVSELEGLGMLRRVPETR
- a CDS encoding cyclic peptide export ABC transporter; amino-acid sequence: MTIVDLISNEAGPDRRRLLLAATVAGASNALILALINKVAGSPQSAGLGIFAMFGLAVLTYVIGVRHTYHRTTYFIETALHRIRTRLVAKVEKTGFQHLERIGNAEIMDRLTENMAVVSESGGHVSHILQSLSILVFATLYIATKSPPAFALVVLIVAAGMSLFISKKMEVNAFLQQSAQIRLKFFELLSDLLRGFKEVKFSQRRGRDLRQDITNASDNLRSATMKAEALFDDSVIFANCNLYAALASLVFVLPHHVNLEPKLLTMIVTAVMFSWSSVGGIVIGYPLYLRSNQALENIRILEEKLDAAEQDESNTIDQAGPWSAPFNSIEARAIEYRYITDDASTPFHVGPIDLTITAGEVVFIVGGNGSGKSTFLKVLTGLYQPTRGTLKVDGIQVTPENVAWFRERISAIYSDFHLFSKLYGLLSIDEASVRRLLAQMQIEDKTTFTDQGFTNRHLSTGQRKRLALIITLLENRPIYIFDEWAADQDPEFRKYFYDELIPMLKLQGKTVIAVSHDDRYFRCADRVITMEYGAIRSIETMTPGTSPTHDKTSAA
- a CDS encoding YcjF family protein, with the translated sequence MATETVTTTQTKQPGKHEIKEEIKTETKDGTKVEVKHEVKQETKTEAPPADPFSRVGRAEAIIQRNVIWALGAGAIPVPVVDLAGVFAVQLKLLKQLSDLYGVKFSNSIAKKITGSLLSSVGGVGIGTVIGAGLAKLVPTVGTALGVIAVPVFAGAFTHATGRVFLMHFESGGTFLDFDPHTIRAHFRQEFEKAKETVGHTRAA